In the genome of uncultured Trichococcus sp., the window CGAGCATTCTGAGCAACCAGACATAGGCGGCATAGTCTTTTTTGAACGTTGCCGCGTCATTTGTACGAGCCAGTTCGACCTGTGCGAATGACTTCGGATTGGCCACGCCACCCGCTCCATATTGAATTTTACCGACAGGTGCGATTTGGATAATCTTCCCACCACTACCAACCCAATGAGACGTGAATGCTCCACCTTTAGCTGCCTGCGATTGCATGTACTTGACTTCATTTTCTAAACTATTCGGCCCGACGTTGTTCGGGTTTCCTGATTCATGGGCGATAACATAGTTGTTTGCGTCTGTTTTTCTGCCGGTGTAGTCGATGATGCGATAGTCAATTTGATAAGCCATTATTTTTCCTCCTTCATTGTCTTGGTTACGGCATCCCACATACCTGATGCCGAAGCCCCATACAACAATCCTTCGAACGCATTGATAAAGATGTCACCCTTGTAGATAAAGCCATACAAAGCGCCAAATAGCGCCCCAAAGACGACCGCAACAAACGCCAGATACTTGCTTTCCAATCCAGCACGTTTTGCCATTTCAACGGCAATCATCGTGATTGGTGCGATAAAAATATTAAATTCCATTTTCTTGATCCCCTTTCAATACTGCATTCTCTACCTTCAATTCCTCATTTTCTTCACGCAGCGCCTCGTTTTCGTCTTCCAGTTTTTCGACGATAACTTTATAACCGTTGATATCTTTGATATATTTGCTCTCGATTTCTTTTATCTGTGATTTCAGCTGATTAACTTCTTTTTGCATCGCATCCACCTGATCTTTATAAATCGTAAAGAGATTAGTGATATTTTTAGTGTACTCTTGCTCAATCGATCCATTGGTCTGTTTGTTGGCGACTGAAAAAGTCACCGCTCCTGTGATGGCACTTGCGATTAATGCGGATATCCACTCCATTATCCACGCTCCATTTTCATAATAAAAAGGCCCCAATTCTGGCGCCTTCTGGTTCTTTATTGCACATACCGTTTATGTGCGTTCATTTTACGTTCTTCGCTGACTGCTGTATACCTGAGAGTCGTTGACGGGTTGCTGTGTCCTAGTAATTGCTGCAGGTCTCCCAGTTCGATGCCGTTGTTGATGGCCATCGTTGCCATGCTGTGGCGGAAGACGTGCGGAGTGACCTTTTTGCTAGTTTCGACGCGTGAAGCGATATTGTTGATGATGTTTCGGATTGCGACTGTACTCATTTGTCTGTACGGCCGACGTGTGGTGCTGAATAGAAATTCGCAATCATCCTCTTCCTCATGCCTATCTGACAAATATTTTTTAAGTTGATAGATTGCTTTACCGTTGAGGTAAACAATCCGCTCTTTGTTTCCTTTACCGATGACAGGCAAGCTTCCATTTTGCCAGTTTATAGCAGCTGTTTTCATGCCGGCCAATTCGCTTATTCTGCATCCAGTTGAGTAGAAAACTTCTACCAGGGCACGCTCACGCGAATCCTCGCATGCATCTCGAATCATTTCCAACTCGTTCAGGCTCATAGCTTTCGGCAATCGTTTTTCTTGCTTTGGAGTCCGAATTTTTGCGGTTGGATCGTGAATGATAAATTCCTCTGCAACCATCCACTTGTAGAAAGCCTTTATTGTTGAAAGTTTTTTCGCTACGGTACTGGCCGCCCAATTAGGTTTAGATGCCAGGAACCTCCTCACATCGGAAGTAGTCACTTGGACAACCGCCTTGTTTACAAATTCAGAGAATGCCATGAGGTCATAACGATTACCTTGTAGCGTCTTTTCGCTGTACCCTTCTATTCGAAGAGCGCTGAGGTAAAAGTCCACCTTGTCCCTAAAATCGTTCTCAAGAGCTTCAAGTGTCTTTCTGTCCACATTGTAATTATTCGTTACTTCCTCGAAACGTAATTTGAGTTTGACTATATCTGCACTAGGAATGAGAGTGGCTGCAATTGTTTCCAGTTCCATGAGTAGCCTTGCTGTATCGTTCGCTACCATCAGTATTCCTCCCCTTTAGTTATATAACTTATATAATCATAATACATCCAATGTTTGCGCATTGCAAGCATAAGGTATATAATTTATATAACTTATAAAAAAGGGGCCGATATGAATGGCAATCGATCAAAGCAAAAACACGCAAATACTATTGACGATCCCGCATGAACTGAAGGAAGCTATTGAAGATTATAGATTCGAGAATCGGATCAGCAGCAGGAACGCTGCAATATTGGAACTTATAAAAAAATCACTTGATTCAATTAAAAAGGAAGAGCCTGCTGAATAACCAGCGGCTCTTTTTTTGTTTAGTTTATAATTTTCCCAATTCGCACTGAAGTTTATAGCCTTCAAACGCCCATAGCTGATCTTTAATCTTACGCTCGCATATTTCCTCGCCGATCGTTGCATTGTAATTTGCAGGATCCACACAAGCGGAATGCTCAACAATAGTGAAGCCATTAGGCAGCTGAACTGTCATCACGGTACATTTATTCCAATACGTTTCGACTTTCTTTTCTGATTGTTCGAAAAGGTTATCAATTTGCTCTTTCGTTACTGTGTTATTCAAGTATTTCCACCTCGTTTCGATTTACATTTTTTCAAAAACAACCGTTATGAAAACGGTCATTTTCTTTTCACTTACTTGTGCTTATGGTTCGAACTGTGAATATGCTTTAAAATCCAGCAGGTATATACGTCTCAAACAAGTCTAGTAATTGATAAGTCTTATTCTGTATTTCTGAATCGATCAGAAATGGTTCATGGGTAAATACCGCCAATATACCATTCAATTCCTCTTGTTGAATAAAGCTATCATAATAATCTTCTGGATTGTCTAAATTTTCCATTCTAACATCAGTTTTGATATATTCTAAACCATTCAAATTAAAGTAATCGTATTGATATAGATAACTGGTCTCTTCTTCATCAAGGTTATACGCTAATCGCTGATCTTCAGGACTAAGAAGACGTTCTATGCCTAATTCGGCTGTTTGGAAACCTTCTATTGCTTCGTCACTAGCAGCATAATAATGCAAACGGACTGTTGTATCTATAGCTGACTCACCCCCGGTTATTCGAGTCAGCTCTTTGATTACCTTTTCATAATCTTCTTTTGCTTTTTGTGTATTTTCATTTTCGTAGTTCGTTTCCGCATTTAAAGAATGAAAACCAAATTTTAACCAATCAGAGTTTTCTTGAAACTCTAAAGCATAATCGTTAGGAATGTCGGTTAGATTATATTCTCCATCCTCAAAAAAGACGTATCCACTGACGTTTATACCATATTTATCATGTAATTTTTTCAAGAAGGATAAATGTTCTTCCTCAAAAATGCTATCGTAATCATTATTTGACAAGTTAAGGAAACTTTTAAAAATATCATCCACAGAGTAATGAATTAGTTTATTTTCCTGGGTTAAGTCATCTTTGGAAGACTCGATATTTTCATTCTTATCCAATTTCAAAATGTCAATCTGGGGAATACCTGCTTGATTTGAAATATACCATTTCGCCCCAACCATTCCTAACGCAATAATAATAACAACACCGACAAACAAAACTAATTTCTTTTTCATAGTATCTATCCTCCTGTATCATAACTATCGTCATAATACAGGAGTTTTAACATTTAGTCCATACTTCTTAAGCGATAGTTAATTAGAAGATACTCTAATTTGCTGTAGTCTCCCTCACAGATAATTATCTACGACATAACAACATTCATAGGAAAATCAAATCTGTACCCATTTTCAATAGCGAAATTACAGCAGTTTATAATACGTGTTTGAAAACCAGCGAAATTAATGTTTGGGTCATGCACAAGCAACAAGATGTCGTTCATTTGATTAGTATAATTAACATCAGATTGCCTAGACATTAAATCATCATATCCAGCTACCACATCAAGTCTTAAATCTGTTGAGAAAAACATAAGGTTGTTAGTACTATCATACATTCTGTCATAATTTAATAAACGGGTTGTTTGCTCTGCATTATGATAATAATTCACTCTTGAATCTTCTGCAGTCAATAAACCTACGATTCCACCTTTCAACTTTTTAATTGCTGTGATTGATTCCAAATTACCTGCATAATTTTGTAAACGTAGAACTCTATCAATTGATTTGTAACTACCTGTTATTCTTAAAAGTTGACCGGTTACAAGGTTAAAGTCTGTTGTAATTAAAGCCGGTAGGCTTGTTGCGTAATTAGTATCGCTGTTTTTCGAATGGAAACCGAAACGCAACCAGCTGCTATTTTCTCTAAATTCATCAGCAAATTTATCTGTACATTGAGAAAGATTAAATGATTTATCGGTTGTTTCATAAAAGCAGTATCCACTAAAAACCATACCGTACTTTTTATGTTGTGCCTTTAAAAAAGCAAAAGTCGGGCTATCAAACAAACTTGTATAAGTAGCCGAGTTGGTTGTTATATCTTGAAATGGACTAATGAAATCATCACAAGAAATGTGCATAAATTTAGACGTTGGAAATTGATTAACTCTAACATCTTCTATTG includes:
- a CDS encoding tyrosine-type recombinase/integrase; translation: MVANDTARLLMELETIAATLIPSADIVKLKLRFEEVTNNYNVDRKTLEALENDFRDKVDFYLSALRIEGYSEKTLQGNRYDLMAFSEFVNKAVVQVTTSDVRRFLASKPNWAASTVAKKLSTIKAFYKWMVAEEFIIHDPTAKIRTPKQEKRLPKAMSLNELEMIRDACEDSRERALVEVFYSTGCRISELAGMKTAAINWQNGSLPVIGKGNKERIVYLNGKAIYQLKKYLSDRHEEEDDCEFLFSTTRRPYRQMSTVAIRNIINNIASRVETSKKVTPHVFRHSMATMAINNGIELGDLQQLLGHSNPSTTLRYTAVSEERKMNAHKRYVQ
- a CDS encoding Gp49 family protein, with amino-acid sequence MNNTVTKEQIDNLFEQSEKKVETYWNKCTVMTVQLPNGFTIVEHSACVDPANYNATIGEEICERKIKDQLWAFEGYKLQCELGKL
- a CDS encoding holin; translated protein: MEFNIFIAPITMIAVEMAKRAGLESKYLAFVAVVFGALFGALYGFIYKGDIFINAFEGLLYGASASGMWDAVTKTMKEEK